The Malus sylvestris chromosome 3, drMalSylv7.2, whole genome shotgun sequence genomic sequence gtaataaaataCCTATTACCTCCATAAGACATAGGATCCAATGGACCACATATATCCGTGTGTACCATCTGCAGTGGTGCCTTTGCTCTCCATGTATCACCAACAGGGAATGATAGTCGTGCTTGCTTGCCAAGCACACAACCTTCACATACTTGGCGTGTGGCTTCAATCTGGGGTAGACCACGAACCATTCCTCCACTTGACAGCAACTTTAGGCCATTGAAATGAAGATGGCCAAATCGAAGATGCCATTTCCATGACTCATCTTCCATTACACCGATGTTGCAACTCCCAATCTTTGTGTTCAACTTCAACGGGAACATTCGGTTCTTTGACATTTGAACACGTGCAATAAGTTTTCTCCTTGCATTCCTGAGAGTGAGAAACATATCCTCCATATGTATAATATACCTTTTCTGGAGCAGTTGACCAATGCTCAGAATGTTGCTCTTCATACCTGGTATGTAGTAGGTATCGGAGATGTATTCTTCTCTACCATCCTTCTGGATGATCTTGATCTTCCCTTTTCCTTCAACTGGCAACTTTGAGGAGTCACCAAGACTTACAGATCCATAGGCCCCATCTTTGAGTTCGGCAAAAAACTCCTTCTTTCCACACATGTGATTGCTTGCACCAGAGTCCAAATACCAAACATCTTGTTGGCTACTGGAATCATGGTGTGCTAGCAAGACTGTAAGTTCCTCACCAGCATTTCCATTTGATTCTGCCATGTTGACATGCTCACCATTTTTATATGAACATTCATTTGCATAATGTCCATATTGCTTGCAAGTGTGACATTGGATATGCGCCTTTCCTCGGGTAGATCTCCATTCTTGAGATTGACCTCGGTTTTGTTCATAGCCTCGACCTCTTCCTCGGGCTCGTCCTCGGCTACGGTTGGATGAACTCCCACGACGTGAGTTCCCCTGCCCACGACCTTTatttggtttgtcaattttcaattttgactCCAAAGCTTGCTCTAGCATTGTGGGGCTTGCATTCTTCTGAATGCGTTGCTCGTGAACTAGGAGGGATCCTAGTAGCTCCTCTACGCTCATCGCCTCCAAATTCTTGGATTCCTCAATGGCAGTCACCACATGCTCAAACTTAGATGTGAGTGACCGGAGTATCTTCTCCACAACTCGTACTTCATCGAGTCTCTCGCCATTTCTCCTCATTTGATTTACTATCACAATGAGCCTTGAGTGATAGTCGGAGATGCTCTCCCCTTCATTCATGTGAGCAGTTTCAAAATCTGCTCGAAGTGACTGTAACCTCACTTTCTTGACTCGATCTACTCCTTTGTAGATTGTACTGAGTGTGTCCCATACTTGCTTGCTCGTTGTTGCTTCTGCAACCTTCTCGAACGTTGAATCTTCTAATCCTTGATAGAGAAGATATAACGCCTTCTGGTCCTTCTTTCGTAAATCCTTGAGAGTGTTCCTTTGATCTGCAGTATATGTGGCTTCTTGCTCGGTAGTGGGTACAACATACCCATTACTGACAACTTCCCATAGCTCTTGTGAtccaaacaatgctttgaattggaTGCACcatctttcataattttctttcttcaatgtgGGAACTTGGAGCTGCACTAAGTTGGATGCCATAACTGCTGCACCTGCCAGAATGGTattctggctctgataccaattgttggtaTTGAGAAGTTTACTAACTCAACACCAAAATATGTGGgtgataagtttacaaactctatcacacctctcactttctctctcaataAAATTGGACTAACAAACGGAGAAGGGATAGGAAATAACAAGCTTCCACGAAACACACTTTCTTGATATATGAAATAAAAGGCAGTTTACAAactgatgaagaaaaaaaaacagaagcttACAAGCTTATGAACCTGAGAGAATACAATCAGAAAAATGGGATTTGGATGGGATGCTTCTAAAGCCTTACGAGAGGCTTCCTTAAATACTACACAACCTACACCTTTACACCATCAATTGACAGCACACAGACAGCAGCATATCTGCTGTCTTTAACACATGGGAACGTGAAAAAAATCAAGAGACCAAATGTGCTCCAGGTTGTCTACATTCGGCTAGCACATGGCAGCACCATTCCAGGTTGTAGTCACAACCTTTCAGTTAGCACATGGATGAACTTTTAGCCTTTAAAGTTGCAGCATGTGTGGATACATCCTGTAAAGAAACTAACAGGTATTACGTAGCAGACGAGGAGATAAAGCTTACGTCATAAAGTTGTATGACAAGATATTCCAGCTTTGGTGATCTCTTGAGCAACTCTGTTAGCAAATTCCAGTGATTGCATTCATAAAGATCCAGCTTCAATTGGTTCAAATAATCAAAAGCGGGCAGAAGGGCAGGCTTCATGAAAGACAAAGTACTGATCAAAGATAAACTTTTGCAGAAAATTAAACATTTGGTTATATacaatatctcaaatcataaaTTTTCCAAAACGAGAAAAAGGCATTAACCGCAAACAATAGGTTTGGAACAAATAAAGAATAATATACTTACCTCCAAAAGATGAACTGAAAGGGTTAGATGCTTAACATTGTGAATCCCAGCCAGAAGCCTTCTTGCACGATCAACAAAGCACGGTGCTAATGCACTTGCATAATGTTCAGGAAGATAAATCTTGGCTTTGAAGAGATGGTTTGCATTCTCCAAATGGTAACTTGAGAAACCCTCCTCTCTGAGATCAAACGTTTCAAGCTTGGGagcgaaaataaaaaaaatgtcccCATTTTTATCAAAATCATCATAGTCCAGACTTATCCTTAACCTCCTCAATTCAGGAGCAATGATGTTGAAATTGAAAACTACACCATATCGATGAGAACCTTCTATAGCTAGATCTTCAAGTACAGGGCAGCTCGAGAAAAGCTTACAGATTGAGTCATTAGTAGGCTCTTCAAGTACAACCCGAAGGAACTTGAGATTTGGAAAACAACCTGATGCGGGAACATTGGTAATAAAATTTGAACCCAATTCCAGAACCCTTAGGGTTTTGCACGTGAATACGCTTTCAGGCAACTCGAAGGTTTGGCCTTGATATGAATCAGCCAAAACACTAAGTTCAATAGAAAGATCAAGTTCAACAACATTATGCCTAACAACATTGCGAACCCAACGATCAATATGAGAGAATCTGATGACGTCGTCACACAAACAGTGAAGACGGAATTTTTGGATGTCTGATGCATCATGAAAGGAAAGTACACGCTCAACGAAATTAAAAAGGTCACCAGAGCGAGAGAAATGCCCACGGCGGATGTCTATATTAGGAATAGAAGCCCATACATTCCTCCATCTTCTAGACAAAACGCCGGTATTCACACAACATTTTGTTTCGAGAAACGAAAGTATGTGCAAAAGCAACGCGTCTGGTAATTCACTGATCCTATCTCTAACATTTTCTTTACCCCTTGACCTCAAGGACTTCAAACACATCCCTAAAAACATGGTACAATGTTGTAAATTTAAAGACAGCTTAAGCTTTCGTACTTAataattcatataaaaaaattcaataaattatgttttATCTGAGTTAGAAACAACAAATCAAAGCAGATAAAAGCACATGCATGTTCTTACCCTTgtatcaataaaataaaaaataaaaacgatttttcaattacttatgTTTTATTTACATGAAAATGGATGCGGATCTAAAGCGAAAGAGTAAGGCCTTCTGACCTAAAAAATTACATGGTAAGATAtggttcttttttctttctttttttaataaaataatttccTCTATATTAGTCAGAAACAACAAATCAAAGCAGAAAAAATATCATGCATGTTCTTGCCCTTGAATCAAtaaaatcaaaaataaaaacgatttttcaattacttatgTACATGAAAATGGATGCGGATCTAAATCGAAAGAGTAAGAACTTTTGACCTAAAAAATTAAAGGGTaagatctgatttttttttcttataacaaAAAATTCCTCTAtattcttttctgttttttctcggcaaccaaacagatggTAAGTCGTTTGACAGAAAAAAACAGATGGTAAGGATGTCAGAAATTCAGAAGGTGAAGTACCTGATGTGAGCTTCTGGGATCGGATGGACCCAGAAGAGTGATCAGATTTGGTGGTTGGTGGACGATAAAATTGTGATTGGCAGCTGAGAAACGGTGAGGAAAGATAAGAAAGTGAAAAACCTGAAGAGAAACCCTATCGGGACTTATTTTAACCGCAGCTGCTGCTGCTCTCAAAGTGCGAACATTTCAGATTCTCTTGACTCGAGAATTTATATAAAGTCACCATCTTTGACCTTTTTACTTTGGTAAATGGGGTTTTTATTACCAACCAAACATGCGATTCCACAAATGGTA encodes the following:
- the LOC126616761 gene encoding FBD-associated F-box protein At4g10400-like isoform X1; this encodes MFLGMCLKSLRSRGKENVRDRISELPDALLLHILSFLETKCCVNTGVLSRRWRNVWASIPNIDIRRGHFSRSGDLFNFVERVLSFHDASDIQKFRLHCLCDDVIRFSHIDRWVRNVVRHNVVELDLSIELSVLADSYQGQTFELPESVFTCKTLRVLELGSNFITNVPASGCFPNLKFLRVVLEEPTNDSICKLFSSCPVLEDLAIEGSHRYGVVFNFNIIAPELRRLRISLDYDDFDKNGDIFFIFAPKLETFDLREEGFSSYHLENANHLFKAKIYLPEHYASALAPCFVDRARRLLAGIHNVKHLTLSVHLLEPALLPAFDYLNQLKLDLYECNHWNLLTELLKRSPKLEYLVIQLYDGLICDEDYGHLEHGWNPPAFVPVCLSSHLKTISILRFEGREDEMEAAKYLLKHGKVLNRMNILTNYFQPKKKELYREFCWFERGSKACQVEFEHDEF
- the LOC126616761 gene encoding FBD-associated F-box protein At4g10400-like isoform X2 yields the protein MCLKSLRSRGKENVRDRISELPDALLLHILSFLETKCCVNTGVLSRRWRNVWASIPNIDIRRGHFSRSGDLFNFVERVLSFHDASDIQKFRLHCLCDDVIRFSHIDRWVRNVVRHNVVELDLSIELSVLADSYQGQTFELPESVFTCKTLRVLELGSNFITNVPASGCFPNLKFLRVVLEEPTNDSICKLFSSCPVLEDLAIEGSHRYGVVFNFNIIAPELRRLRISLDYDDFDKNGDIFFIFAPKLETFDLREEGFSSYHLENANHLFKAKIYLPEHYASALAPCFVDRARRLLAGIHNVKHLTLSVHLLEPALLPAFDYLNQLKLDLYECNHWNLLTELLKRSPKLEYLVIQLYDGLICDEDYGHLEHGWNPPAFVPVCLSSHLKTISILRFEGREDEMEAAKYLLKHGKVLNRMNILTNYFQPKKKELYREFCWFERGSKACQVEFEHDEF